One region of Vescimonas fastidiosa genomic DNA includes:
- a CDS encoding pPIWI_RE module domain-containing protein produces the protein MNHKIYPLAYKLSPKQTCTLYYLGFPASWKTTLLNIARKKNPKFKDEYGLPTNALKKLVDSWMEGIIALAPLKMGSHDERWITSCYEYSEKNIHALCSIIKTWVKATYVTPSKADPIVKKLAKEFCDTMNWEELAAVQSTDEVCLTLENGTVSEAAYQAIPLLAINRLLGKKIALSGQTLRLCYAAKNQLISDPITDMKSHHQYSFVFDLSVQTTPPERKALLLCQMSIRRWIPDNYNKERTPFLTNAINSYIKISEDKYCQVPIIYGYTAKQPIWKEQDKECYNIWGYEQLPSVEAVVKNPAAYAKKILLPYKNGMAGFATSKIGTGVSVVDKASLYRAVSALLGDMICEQPEAERVMLRGQKLKKYYSPQDYEDSEDFRNWVSRCTETDQITFELYGLWKDASQQRLLKQIETKIKQDFGDEKDTSSLKVRYVCKEVGSLADSMPDDNLQTQITRCGEIAVLLGDTDGVTACIFILPGQENYGVGDPKSVLRNAFARTGRVVQFVTPGEDANQNKIENAVYDLYRQLGVVTLLDPKHKQPDLAHTPCMGMHLCTQVQGISNKARFLPLYITVDLTEGKTRVHCDAFSNRTVSYREACIEMAQLFWKSDLEQRCVDASRTPAKQKLIELKNRYDTLENGVLVFVQSDGNTRAVWGGISDKEIGGYAMIGEYCPSQINVGTPQSPYLLSLADSGVRIIRIRSNQEVPDYFTELSVKATDDNLQHSSTSGIFKYEDVYWGIHMKPNDNRYTWSFRESKINYPLHPFAEKDMIELYPLQLQPGDDAASWIFYANALRDISIQYNQSTVLPLPLHLAKALEEYLFNA, from the coding sequence ATGAATCATAAAATCTATCCGCTGGCATATAAACTGTCTCCCAAACAAACCTGCACCCTGTATTATTTGGGGTTTCCCGCATCCTGGAAAACAACCCTGCTGAACATCGCACGGAAGAAGAACCCAAAGTTCAAGGATGAGTATGGACTTCCAACGAATGCGCTAAAGAAGTTGGTTGACAGCTGGATGGAAGGTATCATCGCGTTAGCTCCATTAAAAATGGGAAGCCATGATGAGCGTTGGATTACATCCTGCTATGAATACTCCGAGAAGAATATTCATGCATTGTGCAGCATTATTAAGACTTGGGTAAAGGCCACTTATGTCACACCCTCAAAGGCAGACCCCATAGTCAAAAAGCTCGCAAAAGAATTTTGCGATACGATGAATTGGGAAGAACTTGCGGCGGTTCAATCCACGGATGAAGTCTGCCTTACACTCGAAAATGGGACGGTTAGTGAAGCTGCTTATCAGGCAATTCCTCTTTTGGCAATCAACCGTCTACTGGGGAAAAAGATTGCCCTGAGCGGGCAAACGCTGCGCCTGTGCTATGCCGCTAAGAATCAGCTGATCAGCGATCCGATCACAGATATGAAAAGTCACCATCAATACTCTTTTGTATTTGATCTATCTGTACAGACAACTCCTCCGGAAAGAAAAGCGCTGCTGCTGTGCCAGATGAGCATTCGCCGCTGGATCCCCGATAACTACAATAAAGAGCGAACCCCGTTTTTAACGAATGCCATTAATTCCTATATTAAGATTTCCGAGGATAAATATTGCCAAGTTCCCATCATCTATGGTTACACGGCCAAACAGCCCATATGGAAAGAACAGGACAAGGAGTGCTACAATATTTGGGGATATGAGCAATTACCATCGGTGGAAGCTGTTGTAAAAAATCCCGCAGCATACGCGAAAAAAATTCTTCTTCCCTACAAAAACGGCATGGCCGGCTTTGCAACTTCCAAAATCGGAACAGGTGTGTCCGTTGTTGACAAGGCGTCACTGTACAGGGCAGTGTCTGCTCTGCTCGGAGATATGATTTGTGAGCAGCCCGAAGCGGAACGGGTCATGCTGCGAGGGCAGAAACTCAAAAAATATTACTCCCCGCAGGACTATGAGGATTCTGAAGATTTCCGGAACTGGGTCAGCCGATGCACGGAGACAGACCAAATCACATTCGAGCTGTATGGCCTGTGGAAGGATGCTTCACAGCAAAGACTGCTGAAACAGATTGAGACCAAAATTAAACAGGATTTTGGCGACGAAAAGGATACATCCAGCCTGAAAGTGCGGTATGTGTGTAAAGAAGTCGGCAGTCTTGCAGATAGCATGCCGGACGATAATCTGCAAACGCAGATTACACGATGCGGTGAAATCGCCGTTCTATTAGGCGATACCGATGGGGTAACGGCTTGTATTTTCATTTTGCCCGGGCAAGAGAACTATGGTGTTGGCGACCCAAAATCTGTCCTTCGCAATGCATTCGCCCGAACCGGCCGAGTTGTGCAGTTTGTTACCCCCGGCGAAGATGCCAATCAGAATAAAATTGAAAATGCTGTGTACGACCTCTATCGGCAGTTAGGTGTGGTGACCCTGCTGGATCCTAAACATAAACAACCTGATTTGGCGCATACACCCTGTATGGGCATGCATTTATGTACGCAAGTTCAAGGAATCTCAAATAAAGCTCGTTTTCTTCCGCTTTACATTACGGTTGATTTAACGGAAGGAAAGACTCGAGTGCATTGTGATGCGTTTTCAAATCGGACCGTTTCTTATCGAGAGGCTTGCATCGAAATGGCACAGCTTTTCTGGAAAAGTGATTTGGAACAACGCTGTGTTGATGCAAGCCGCACTCCTGCAAAACAAAAGCTCATCGAGCTGAAAAATCGGTACGATACGCTGGAAAACGGTGTGCTGGTCTTTGTCCAATCCGATGGAAATACACGAGCGGTATGGGGCGGTATCTCCGACAAGGAGATTGGCGGATATGCCATGATAGGTGAGTATTGTCCATCTCAGATCAATGTTGGAACGCCGCAAAGCCCATATTTACTCTCATTAGCAGATTCGGGCGTGCGGATAATCCGAATCAGGAGCAACCAAGAAGTTCCGGATTATTTCACGGAGTTGAGCGTAAAAGCTACTGACGATAATTTACAGCATTCTTCCACATCGGGTATTTTTAAATACGAAGATGTGTATTGGGGCATTCATATGAAGCCGAATGATAATCGCTACACATGGAGCTTTAGAGAATCTAAGATCAATTACCCCCTGCATCCATTTGCGGAAAAGGATATGATTGAGCTGTATCCACTGCAGCTTCAGCCGGGAGATGACGCAGCAAGCTGGATTTTCTATGCAAACGCACTGCGCGACATTTCAATTCAGTATAATCAGTCGACGGTTCTCCCTTTACCGCTCCACTTGGCAAAGGCTCTTGAAGAGTACCTTTTCAACGCATAA
- a CDS encoding carbon starvation CstA family protein, translating into MNAALFLIIGIVVLVIGYIFYGGWLAKKWGIDNSRVTPAHELEDGKDYCPAKAPVLMGHHFSSIAGAGPINGPIQAAVFGWVPVMLWVLIGGIFFGGVHDFGALFASIRHKGQSIGEVIGDAIGPKAKKLFIIFSYLTLILVVAAFASIVANTFKATYTADGAVDVAASSANASTAIISIMFILMAIVFGFFVYRRNAPLGVATVIGVIGIAACMYIGLNWHPIYLSYTVWMIIVGLYIGVASVTPVWILLQPRDYLSSFLLYGMIILAVVGILGCHPVVDMPAFTGFKDTLAPSGTSLGYMFPALFVTIACGAVSGFHSLVGSGTTAKQLDQEKDAKPIAYGGMLIECALALISVCAVGYIWAKYSSGETVTPTVVFATGLASMFSEVFGSGCYNAVYSMLILAVSAFCLTSVDTATRLARYMFQELFTPQGQDVKDLTGWRKVITNPYVATAITVVAGVALGLTGYAKIWALFGAANQLLAALGLLAVCCWLGKIGRNNKMFYFPMFFMLIVTLTSLVFTIKAQVAGIMAGGQGVAWFYIRGIIGVLLVILAIDLVVEGIKALAAQAKQRTAA; encoded by the coding sequence ATGAATGCTGCATTGTTTTTGATCATTGGCATTGTCGTGTTGGTCATAGGTTACATCTTCTATGGCGGCTGGCTTGCCAAAAAGTGGGGTATTGATAACAGCCGTGTCACCCCCGCTCATGAACTGGAGGACGGCAAGGACTACTGCCCTGCCAAGGCCCCCGTGCTGATGGGACATCACTTCTCGTCCATCGCCGGTGCCGGCCCCATCAACGGCCCCATTCAGGCCGCTGTGTTCGGCTGGGTGCCCGTGATGCTGTGGGTGCTCATCGGCGGCATCTTCTTCGGCGGCGTGCATGACTTCGGTGCCCTGTTCGCTTCCATTCGCCACAAGGGCCAGTCTATCGGCGAGGTCATTGGCGACGCCATCGGCCCCAAGGCTAAGAAACTGTTCATCATTTTCTCTTATCTGACCCTGATCCTGGTGGTGGCTGCCTTCGCATCTATCGTTGCCAACACCTTCAAGGCCACTTACACCGCTGACGGCGCTGTGGATGTTGCGGCTTCCTCCGCAAATGCCTCCACCGCTATCATCTCCATCATGTTCATCCTGATGGCCATTGTCTTCGGCTTCTTCGTATACCGCCGCAACGCTCCTCTGGGCGTGGCCACCGTTATCGGTGTTATCGGTATCGCCGCTTGCATGTACATCGGTCTGAACTGGCACCCCATCTACCTGAGCTACACCGTGTGGATGATCATTGTGGGTCTGTACATCGGCGTCGCTTCCGTCACCCCCGTGTGGATCCTGCTCCAGCCCCGTGACTACCTCAGCTCCTTCCTGCTGTACGGTATGATCATCCTGGCTGTGGTAGGCATTCTGGGCTGCCACCCCGTTGTGGATATGCCCGCCTTCACCGGCTTCAAGGATACCCTGGCTCCCAGCGGCACCTCCCTGGGTTATATGTTCCCGGCCCTGTTCGTGACCATCGCCTGCGGCGCTGTGTCCGGCTTCCACTCCCTGGTGGGCTCCGGTACCACGGCTAAGCAGCTGGATCAGGAAAAGGATGCCAAGCCCATCGCTTACGGCGGTATGCTCATTGAGTGCGCTCTGGCTCTCATCTCCGTGTGCGCCGTGGGTTACATCTGGGCTAAGTACTCCTCCGGCGAGACCGTGACCCCCACCGTGGTGTTTGCCACCGGCCTTGCCTCTATGTTCTCCGAGGTGTTCGGCAGCGGCTGCTACAATGCAGTTTACTCCATGCTGATCCTGGCCGTTTCCGCCTTCTGCCTGACCTCCGTGGATACCGCCACTCGTCTGGCCCGGTATATGTTCCAGGAGCTCTTCACTCCCCAGGGACAGGATGTCAAGGACCTCACCGGCTGGCGCAAGGTCATCACCAACCCCTATGTTGCAACCGCTATCACCGTGGTGGCCGGCGTTGCTCTGGGCCTGACCGGCTATGCCAAGATCTGGGCTCTGTTCGGCGCTGCCAACCAGCTGCTGGCTGCTCTGGGCCTGCTGGCCGTGTGCTGCTGGCTGGGTAAGATCGGCCGCAACAACAAGATGTTCTACTTCCCCATGTTCTTCATGCTGATCGTGACTCTGACCTCCCTGGTGTTCACCATCAAGGCACAGGTCGCTGGCATCATGGCCGGCGGTCAGGGCGTGGCATGGTTCTACATCCGCGGCATCATCGGCGTACTGCTGGTGATCCTGGCTATCGACCTGGTGGTAGAGGGCATCAAGGCTCTGGCTGCACAGGCAAAGCAGCGGACCGCCGCGTAA
- a CDS encoding Fic family protein yields the protein MRTFNYSAIKEQKWDSDILGLIAAIYKEAGKQELYLKQRPEELEKLVEIAKIQSTEASNAIEGIVTTSTRIRQLVEEKTTPRNRDEQEIAGYRDVLSIIHESFDAIPITQNYILQLHKILYSHMNNPLAGRTKSVQNYITATYPDGHVETLFTPLAPYETPEALDRICEEYNRVIGNMELEPLIAIPVFIHDFLCIHPFNDGNGRMSRLLTTLLLYRSGFYVGKYISLEAKIAKNKDLYYDALAQAQTGWHEGNENVVPFIKYLLGTILAAYKDFEDRVALVETKLSALEMVRRASKNRIGRFNKQDIRELCPTLSDSSIEGALRKLIAAGELKKEGRGKNTCYFRLN from the coding sequence ATGAGAACCTTCAATTACTCCGCAATCAAGGAGCAGAAGTGGGACTCGGATATTCTTGGCCTGATTGCGGCCATATACAAGGAAGCCGGCAAGCAGGAACTGTATTTGAAGCAGCGCCCGGAGGAGCTCGAAAAACTCGTGGAAATTGCCAAGATACAGAGCACCGAGGCATCGAATGCCATCGAGGGCATCGTCACCACGAGTACCCGAATCCGGCAGCTCGTCGAGGAGAAAACCACGCCGAGAAACCGTGACGAGCAGGAAATTGCCGGATACCGCGATGTGCTGAGTATCATTCACGAGAGCTTTGACGCGATACCAATTACGCAGAACTATATCCTGCAGCTTCACAAAATCCTCTACAGCCACATGAATAACCCGCTTGCGGGCCGCACAAAAAGCGTGCAGAATTATATCACTGCCACTTATCCGGACGGTCATGTGGAAACGCTGTTCACCCCGCTTGCCCCTTATGAAACGCCGGAAGCGCTGGACAGAATCTGCGAGGAATACAATCGTGTGATTGGCAACATGGAACTGGAGCCGTTGATTGCAATCCCGGTTTTCATCCATGACTTCCTGTGCATTCACCCGTTCAATGACGGCAACGGACGAATGAGCCGATTGCTCACAACGCTGCTTCTGTACCGAAGCGGATTTTATGTCGGCAAGTATATCTCCCTTGAAGCCAAAATCGCCAAAAACAAGGACCTGTATTACGACGCGCTTGCACAGGCGCAAACTGGCTGGCACGAAGGCAACGAGAATGTAGTGCCCTTCATCAAGTACCTGCTGGGAACGATCCTTGCCGCCTACAAAGACTTTGAAGATCGTGTGGCGCTTGTGGAAACCAAGCTGTCCGCATTGGAAATGGTGCGCAGAGCAAGCAAGAATAGAATCGGGCGGTTCAATAAGCAGGACATCCGGGAGCTTTGCCCGACGCTCAGTGACAGTTCCATAGAGGGGGCCTTGCGTAAGCTGATTGCAGCCGGCGAGTTGAAAAAAGAAGGTCGTGGGAAGAACACCTGTTACTTCAGACTGAATTAA
- a CDS encoding sortase family protein — translation MGKRGRVRLFFLLLAAVAAGWLVREAQLLREPAALTVPACDIAVDCRRVLLATSERLQSIVDRPDLAAWYGPYILDHAGQGFRGLWNIAPGDTVTVAARPYRCRFVITGWSDCGIRPKSGPLPAASLYLCTCVPGGREYEIYIVGLEPV, via the coding sequence ATGGGGAAGAGAGGACGGGTGCGGCTGTTTTTCCTGCTGCTGGCGGCGGTGGCAGCGGGATGGCTGGTGCGGGAGGCTCAGCTGCTGCGGGAGCCGGCGGCGCTGACGGTGCCTGCCTGCGACATCGCCGTAGACTGCCGCCGGGTGCTGCTGGCCACCTCGGAGCGGCTTCAGAGCATCGTGGACCGGCCGGACCTGGCCGCCTGGTACGGGCCCTATATCCTGGACCATGCGGGACAGGGCTTTCGGGGTCTGTGGAATATTGCCCCCGGGGACACCGTCACCGTGGCCGCTCGGCCCTACCGCTGCCGGTTTGTGATCACCGGCTGGAGCGACTGCGGCATCCGCCCCAAGTCCGGGCCTCTGCCCGCCGCGTCCCTGTACCTGTGTACCTGCGTTCCCGGCGGGCGGGAGTATGAGATCTATATTGTGGGCCTGGAGCCGGTGTGA
- a CDS encoding restriction endonuclease-related protein, translating to MDTAFMRKTFALIAKGLIEKEQLLQMEPTRYPYSKALQHGINMFLAASQWAGSQAAVEYPDEASFLAHFITRPIEEWFDTWESGAVEQLHLQEEPFYAYDAFAYQKAGNVYVPSSDCYEFLETQDSDIMNGTDERILYEKIITLSQEDYCRVRRYIIEHPIITLEDRRTMSLELADDPMARDAFQFAYEEITEESYRCPQCGWTMMQGKYGYSCHSTHCTDTLPEFTDEMKLDISAGDLYRLKKGIMRYFATPGKLELEIAAFCEKKKLRWALWPQMDRYDVEIRFPDGDIWEIDAKAYRNPIALRTKIQNDGGFPSGDYARGYFVIPSEYTVNQRNYTAIINRVLKDQKNVECVTLKALKTAIAKKEAACNDE from the coding sequence ATGGATACGGCATTTATGCGAAAAACATTCGCGCTGATTGCAAAAGGATTGATTGAGAAAGAACAGTTGCTGCAAATGGAACCGACAAGGTATCCCTACAGCAAAGCTTTGCAGCATGGAATCAACATGTTTTTAGCCGCAAGTCAATGGGCGGGGAGTCAAGCCGCTGTCGAGTATCCCGACGAGGCCTCTTTCCTTGCGCATTTTATCACCAGACCTATTGAGGAGTGGTTCGATACATGGGAATCGGGAGCTGTCGAGCAATTGCATCTTCAGGAAGAGCCTTTTTATGCCTATGACGCCTTTGCGTATCAAAAAGCCGGTAACGTATATGTTCCCAGCTCGGATTGCTATGAGTTCCTGGAAACGCAGGACAGTGACATCATGAACGGAACAGACGAGCGTATTCTCTATGAAAAAATAATTACATTAAGTCAAGAAGATTACTGCAGGGTCAGAAGATATATCATCGAGCATCCGATTATCACACTCGAGGATAGGCGCACCATGTCTCTTGAACTGGCCGATGATCCGATGGCCAGAGACGCCTTCCAGTTTGCTTACGAGGAAATTACGGAGGAAAGCTACCGCTGTCCTCAATGCGGATGGACGATGATGCAAGGAAAGTATGGCTACAGCTGTCACTCGACCCATTGCACAGATACCCTCCCCGAATTCACGGATGAGATGAAACTGGACATTTCGGCTGGTGATCTCTATCGGTTAAAGAAAGGCATTATGCGGTATTTTGCCACACCGGGAAAGCTTGAACTTGAAATTGCGGCGTTTTGTGAGAAAAAGAAGCTTCGCTGGGCATTGTGGCCGCAGATGGACCGCTATGATGTGGAGATCCGGTTCCCGGACGGGGATATTTGGGAAATTGACGCAAAGGCATATCGAAATCCCATCGCGCTCCGCACGAAGATTCAGAATGACGGTGGGTTCCCTTCCGGGGACTATGCGCGCGGCTATTTTGTGATCCCCAGCGAATACACAGTCAATCAGCGAAACTATACCGCGATCATCAACCGCGTACTGAAGGATCAAAAAAATGTAGAGTGTGTGACCCTGAAGGCGCTGAAAACCGCAATTGCGAAGAAGGAGGCGGCATGCAACGATGAATAA
- a CDS encoding pPIWI_RE_Z domain-containing protein: MNKTKDGWYTPLAAQFQGIDEPMPLARFAAIEAVLHLLALNAPATDPAKAYLLFTQYQLIGTTACTDMEHTLQQARHTLGYYRSQKYWQDDLRAYQAPKYDAVRAFSFEKSGESRSFSKAEGEYPYPYEQRQREWERFWTERLEEAKPTSYAGAGTYRYPYLNLETGETETVSVRFDSDCTAPVPPGIPEKGRREPISVTLDELLNTAKEMAGMHPGDPCCEILSTNILKQINGASVSTCTKLTILEVVNIVGMVGAGKSTLIKVLAFWCHKNGCRMTIVVDTVAEVMNLQKYLSAFGVAASPLIGRGERLKYINQVAQPCETCLPAEFSQYLTPLCLVDGMDAQHSEAIAFGKEPCYALKKGNKNHLCPYFHQCLGTRMLRECYTASVVITTVAGFAASRVGAQRETFLELVMRGFDVVVFDESDRVQKTLDHFFMPETSFNSYIRECAEDCSAYMRLSSKRREENLAEQRYDEMQRQSVTVLSCLVKSLHHELGTWKKIAHGDPFSALTLLEDMYRDESEYRIPYAVYQAIYDLIDMQDEDGIRQSTLWAVLESSCKSTDETFFNQMYRIWLNELGDDFSRPKKDKVKQIQDARIKLILRLIYFDHFIRDLSDAYEASHETSYGQNELFGFLQTRFRQQQYFLPSALCGNLFGLKKTDDEDIILFRQFAFGRSLMKDLPYLRTDAQGDPAGPHVIMLSGSSWAEGSYEYHINRPVNYILEADGEKRAFLEKTRFFESGFPERISGASDDQRVVQLRFATERTVDLIVREYERRAGKILLVVNSYVQAQEVQRTLETALRKVNCPAQVCRMISDAISSENVQGTVRRGEVSRFAGMKEEILIAPAMAIERGHNIVDEYGHSALCAVFFMVRPMAVPDDIQQKGSKLNGFVESHCHRGPQESLFAYNVRIRQFAAQQWAKMSKSKSFGLAELDAEERKDVVATLFVLILQIFGRLARVTDVTKPEPHVYFIDGAFRAREEKQGDFDCLSELGRYLDALMTCKDSAEIAETLYAPFYKAYRKDIPYES; this comes from the coding sequence ATGAATAAGACCAAAGACGGCTGGTACACTCCGCTTGCGGCACAATTTCAAGGCATAGACGAACCCATGCCGCTTGCCAGATTCGCGGCGATCGAAGCGGTTCTGCATTTGCTTGCCCTGAACGCACCGGCCACCGATCCGGCAAAGGCCTATCTGTTATTTACCCAATATCAGCTTATTGGCACAACGGCGTGCACAGATATGGAACACACCTTGCAGCAGGCCCGGCACACATTGGGGTACTATCGTTCTCAAAAATACTGGCAGGATGATTTGCGGGCATATCAGGCTCCGAAATATGATGCAGTTCGCGCTTTTTCGTTTGAGAAATCGGGGGAAAGTCGTTCGTTTTCCAAAGCAGAGGGGGAATATCCCTATCCGTATGAGCAGCGCCAAAGGGAGTGGGAACGATTTTGGACGGAAAGACTTGAAGAAGCCAAGCCGACTTCTTATGCCGGAGCCGGAACATATCGCTATCCGTATCTGAATCTGGAAACCGGGGAAACCGAAACTGTTTCAGTCAGATTTGACAGTGACTGTACCGCACCCGTTCCACCGGGAATTCCTGAAAAAGGACGCAGAGAACCAATTTCCGTCACTCTGGACGAACTGCTGAACACCGCAAAGGAAATGGCCGGGATGCATCCCGGTGACCCGTGCTGCGAGATTTTATCGACCAATATTCTCAAGCAGATCAATGGGGCTTCCGTCAGTACATGTACGAAGCTCACGATTCTTGAGGTCGTCAATATCGTTGGCATGGTTGGCGCGGGCAAATCCACGCTGATCAAGGTATTGGCATTTTGGTGTCATAAAAATGGGTGCCGGATGACGATCGTTGTTGACACGGTAGCCGAAGTCATGAACCTGCAGAAATATTTATCAGCCTTTGGGGTTGCGGCAAGCCCGTTGATTGGCCGCGGTGAAAGGCTGAAATATATCAATCAGGTCGCGCAGCCCTGTGAGACCTGTTTGCCGGCAGAATTTTCTCAATACTTAACGCCGTTATGTTTGGTTGATGGGATGGATGCGCAGCATAGTGAAGCGATCGCTTTCGGCAAAGAGCCGTGCTACGCCCTGAAAAAAGGGAACAAGAATCACCTGTGTCCGTATTTTCATCAGTGCCTGGGCACCAGAATGCTCCGTGAATGCTATACCGCTTCCGTTGTTATCACAACAGTTGCGGGCTTTGCGGCATCTCGGGTAGGAGCGCAGCGGGAAACCTTTCTGGAGTTGGTAATGCGCGGCTTTGATGTGGTCGTCTTTGACGAAAGTGACAGAGTTCAAAAAACGCTTGATCACTTTTTTATGCCGGAAACGAGCTTTAATAGCTATATCCGCGAATGTGCCGAAGATTGCAGCGCCTATATGCGGCTGAGCAGCAAACGCAGAGAGGAGAATCTGGCCGAGCAGAGATACGATGAAATGCAGCGCCAGAGCGTGACAGTCCTGAGCTGTCTCGTAAAATCTCTGCACCATGAATTGGGTACATGGAAGAAAATTGCGCATGGCGATCCTTTCTCGGCACTTACCCTCTTAGAGGATATGTACCGGGATGAGTCGGAATATAGAATTCCATATGCCGTCTATCAAGCCATCTATGACCTGATCGATATGCAGGATGAAGACGGCATCCGTCAAAGTACGCTATGGGCCGTTCTTGAGAGCTCCTGCAAGAGTACCGACGAGACATTCTTTAACCAAATGTACCGCATTTGGCTGAATGAGCTGGGCGATGATTTTTCGCGGCCAAAGAAGGATAAAGTGAAACAAATCCAAGATGCCCGCATCAAGCTTATTTTGCGGCTCATTTATTTTGATCACTTTATCCGAGACCTCAGCGATGCGTATGAGGCCAGCCATGAAACCTCTTACGGACAAAATGAACTGTTCGGATTCCTGCAGACCCGTTTTCGGCAGCAGCAGTATTTCCTGCCCTCTGCGCTGTGCGGCAACCTGTTCGGCCTGAAAAAGACAGACGACGAAGACATTATTCTGTTCCGCCAGTTCGCGTTTGGCCGAAGCCTGATGAAGGATCTTCCGTATCTGCGCACTGACGCACAGGGCGATCCTGCGGGTCCTCATGTGATCATGCTGTCCGGTTCCAGCTGGGCGGAGGGCTCCTATGAGTACCACATCAATCGGCCGGTGAACTATATCCTTGAGGCAGATGGTGAGAAACGCGCATTTTTAGAAAAAACGCGATTCTTTGAATCCGGTTTTCCGGAGCGTATTTCCGGTGCGTCGGATGATCAGCGCGTGGTGCAGCTGCGGTTTGCGACCGAACGGACTGTCGATCTGATCGTCAGAGAATATGAGAGAAGGGCCGGGAAGATCCTGTTGGTCGTCAACAGCTATGTTCAGGCACAGGAAGTACAGCGAACACTGGAGACGGCCCTGCGGAAGGTCAATTGCCCTGCACAGGTTTGCCGGATGATCTCTGATGCCATCAGCAGCGAGAATGTTCAGGGAACGGTGCGCCGGGGGGAGGTCAGCCGGTTTGCCGGGATGAAAGAGGAGATCCTGATTGCGCCCGCTATGGCGATCGAACGCGGACACAACATTGTCGATGAGTACGGCCACTCTGCCCTTTGCGCGGTGTTTTTCATGGTGCGGCCGATGGCTGTTCCTGACGATATCCAGCAGAAGGGCAGCAAGCTCAATGGATTTGTGGAATCCCACTGTCATCGAGGGCCACAGGAATCTCTGTTCGCATACAATGTGCGCATCCGACAATTTGCAGCACAGCAGTGGGCCAAGATGAGCAAAAGCAAATCGTTTGGTTTGGCTGAACTGGATGCCGAAGAGCGGAAGGATGTGGTTGCAACACTGTTTGTTTTGATCCTTCAGATTTTTGGCCGGTTGGCGCGTGTGACGGATGTGACAAAGCCGGAACCGCATGTTTATTTTATTGACGGCGCATTTCGCGCCCGCGAAGAAAAGCAAGGTGACTTTGACTGTCTCTCCGAGTTGGGCAGGTACTTAGATGCATTGATGACCTGCAAAGACAGTGCAGAAATTGCCGAAACGCTGTATGCTCCATTTTATAAAGCTTATCGAAAGGACATTCCGTATGAATCATAA